In the Methanoculleus taiwanensis genome, GAGCCAGACAAGGTAGGCGGCGACGTCGGCGAGTTCGGCATCCCGGATCAGCGTATTGACCGTGACGTAGACGGAGACATCCCGGAGGTGAGCGTACTCGATCGCCCGCGCCAGATCCTCCTCGGTGAAGTTCGCCGCATACCGCCGGGCACCAAACCGCGTTCCACTCAGGTAGACGGCATCGGCCCCTGCCGCGACCGCCGCGACGAGCGCGTCGAAAGAGCCTGCGGGGGCAAGGAGCTCAGGGAGCGATCCGATCTGTCGTGGCTTTTTTTGCGAGATCTCCGATATCATAGCTTCTCCGGAAAGTATGCAGGTACGTGTGAGGGGCGGCACTATATGCGTATGCCCGGCCGGAGAGGGGAGCAGGCCTTATGAGGAGAGAGGCTCCAGCTTGTACGTATGCGGAAGGGGCAGCCGCTGGTCGGTATCATCGGCGCAGGGCATATGGGGAGCATGATGGCGGAGAGATTCCTCTCCTCCGGGGTGCTTGAACCCGGCGAGATCGCCGTCGCTTCCCGGTCGCGGAGAGGAACCGACCCGCTCCGGGAACGCTGGCCGGATATCACGGTTCTCCCCGACAATCAAAGCCTCGCACGCCTCTGCAGTGTTATCTTTCTCTGCGTCAGACCACCCGATATCGACACGGTGCTCGGTGAGATCGCCCCGGCGCTCTCCGGGAACGAACATATCGTCTCTATTGCGGCGGGAATACCCCTTGAACACCTGGAGAGACGGTATACCGGCCCGCTCTCGCGTGCTATGCCGAACGCCACCTCCGAGACCGGCCGCGGGATCACGCTCGTCTGCTACGGACGAGAGGTATCGAGAGATGCGGCACTCCGGATAGAGAAACTCCTCTCCGCGCTCGGCAGGGTGATCGAGGTCAGCGAGGAAAATCTCCCCGCCGCCACCGTCGTCTCCGGCTGCGGACCTGCGCTGATTGCGGCGATCATCGATGAACTCGCCGCTGCAGCCAGGCGGCAGAGCAGCCTCTCTTCGGAGGAGGCCGCGATGCTGGCGCGGGAGACGTTCATCGGAACCGCCGTGCTTCTGCAGAAGACAGATATGAGCGCCGCCAGTCTGGTAGAACGGGTGGCGACGCCGGGCGGCATCACCGAGGTGGGTATATCGTCGCTCCGGGAAGACCTCCCGGCAGCCTTCGACCGCATGTTCGAGCGGGCGCGTGCACGAGACGACGCCCTTGCAGCCGATCGGAAGAGCGCTCCCGAAAGATGAACAGGCTTAATACCGAATACCGACTGTATACCTCCAGATATGAAGATCGTCGCCTC is a window encoding:
- a CDS encoding pyrroline-5-carboxylate reductase family protein, yielding MRKGQPLVGIIGAGHMGSMMAERFLSSGVLEPGEIAVASRSRRGTDPLRERWPDITVLPDNQSLARLCSVIFLCVRPPDIDTVLGEIAPALSGNEHIVSIAAGIPLEHLERRYTGPLSRAMPNATSETGRGITLVCYGREVSRDAALRIEKLLSALGRVIEVSEENLPAATVVSGCGPALIAAIIDELAAAARRQSSLSSEEAAMLARETFIGTAVLLQKTDMSAASLVERVATPGGITEVGISSLREDLPAAFDRMFERARARDDALAADRKSAPER